The following coding sequences lie in one Nitrospirota bacterium genomic window:
- the proB gene encoding glutamate 5-kinase, with product MPETIVVKIGSNILASAKGLNEKTIGQLAWDISAAHDEGYDLVVVSSGAVAAGRYKLSIAGHIHDINLKQAVAAVGQSSLVWAYEKAFGVFDKKVAQVLLTRDVFSDRKRFINAGNTLNTLLSLKVIPIINENDTVSVEELKFGDNDMLAALVASLLNASKLIILSDVDGLYTADPRKTSKARLISNVAEITDEIEALAGGAGTISGTGGMYSKIKAAKIATAHGIPVTIINGKKSGQLTNVLRGSTAFGTTFAAKQRKHGARKSWIASYLHTRGSVCLDDGATDAVVSNGKSLLPSGVRSIEGNFERGDAIFCITLDGKKIAKGIVNYGSSELVRIAGHKTSEIESILGYKYSDEIIHRNNLTLL from the coding sequence ATGCCGGAAACTATAGTGGTAAAGATAGGAAGTAACATTTTAGCCTCTGCAAAGGGGCTAAATGAAAAAACCATAGGGCAACTTGCGTGGGACATTTCGGCAGCACACGATGAGGGCTACGATTTGGTTGTAGTATCGTCGGGTGCTGTAGCTGCCGGGCGATATAAACTTTCGATAGCTGGACATATCCACGATATAAATTTAAAGCAGGCTGTTGCCGCAGTTGGCCAGAGCTCTCTTGTGTGGGCGTATGAGAAGGCATTTGGCGTATTTGACAAGAAAGTAGCTCAGGTACTCCTTACAAGAGATGTTTTTTCTGACAGAAAACGGTTTATTAATGCCGGAAATACCCTTAACACACTTCTTTCTTTAAAGGTAATCCCGATTATAAATGAAAATGACACGGTATCGGTAGAGGAGCTTAAATTTGGTGACAATGATATGTTGGCAGCCCTTGTTGCAAGTCTGCTTAATGCCTCAAAACTCATAATACTTTCCGATGTGGACGGCCTATATACTGCCGACCCAAGGAAAACCAGCAAAGCAAGGTTAATTAGTAACGTAGCTGAGATAACCGATGAAATAGAAGCACTGGCAGGTGGAGCCGGCACAATATCCGGCACAGGCGGAATGTATTCTAAAATCAAGGCCGCTAAAATTGCCACCGCTCACGGTATTCCTGTAACCATTATAAACGGAAAGAAGTCCGGGCAGCTTACGAATGTCCTAAGAGGAAGCACTGCCTTTGGTACTACATTTGCCGCAAAGCAGAGGAAACATGGCGCACGGAAAAGCTGGATAGCCTCCTATCTTCATACCCGCGGCAGTGTCTGTCTTGATGACGGAGCAACGGATGCCGTTGTCAGTAACGGAAAAAGCCTTCTGCCCTCTGGTGTCAGGTCAATTGAAGGTAACTTTGAACGCGGCGATGCCATTTTCTGTATCACACTTGACGGAAAGAAGATTGCTAAAGGGATAGTTAACTACGGGAGCTCCGAGCTTGTGCGCATTGCAGGGCATAAGACCTCAGAAATCGAGAGCATACTTGGTTATAAATACTCTGACGAGATTATCCATAGAAACAATTTGACGTTGTTATAG
- a CDS encoding Gfo/Idh/MocA family oxidoreductase → MYDLKSDSAVDVDKDSRLKVGVIGTGYFGKHHARVLSEIKNANLVAVSDINLSSAEEIGSRLNVKVYENFRELLKQVEAVVIATPTATHYNIAMECMNEGVHLFVEKPIASTVDEADVMIRMSQSKDLVLQVGHIERFNPGFKSIGKCLVNEMPLYIAAERVSPLIERALNVDVTLDLMIHDIDIAYAVAKSEVKSVYVTEESVVSGRIDTVSAWLEFENGMRALLIADRMSKEKRRTFKAVGRNNFLKLDYITQELLCYDYNGNMETINITSDVEPLKEELSSFVDCVISDGHPVVSGYDGRRALDIALRISNALREHAAVAAAQK, encoded by the coding sequence ATGTACGATTTAAAGTCAGACAGTGCTGTGGATGTGGATAAGGACTCCCGGTTAAAGGTGGGAGTTATAGGAACCGGATATTTTGGCAAACACCATGCTCGCGTCCTTTCGGAGATTAAAAACGCTAACCTTGTTGCCGTATCGGATATTAACCTAAGCAGTGCAGAGGAGATTGGCAGCCGTCTCAATGTAAAAGTTTACGAAAACTTCAGGGAACTCTTAAAGCAGGTTGAAGCTGTGGTCATTGCCACCCCTACGGCAACTCATTACAATATAGCGATGGAGTGTATGAATGAGGGGGTGCACCTGTTTGTGGAAAAACCTATAGCCTCCACTGTTGATGAGGCTGATGTAATGATACGCATGTCTCAGAGTAAAGACCTTGTGCTACAGGTAGGGCATATTGAGAGGTTCAACCCGGGGTTTAAGTCAATCGGTAAATGTTTAGTAAATGAGATGCCTTTGTATATAGCGGCTGAGCGTGTGTCACCTCTGATAGAGAGAGCTCTTAATGTGGATGTCACGCTTGATCTGATGATTCACGACATTGACATAGCCTATGCAGTGGCAAAGTCCGAGGTTAAATCGGTGTATGTAACGGAGGAGTCGGTTGTATCAGGGCGGATAGATACAGTAAGCGCCTGGCTTGAGTTTGAAAATGGGATGAGAGCCTTACTCATCGCAGACAGGATGTCTAAAGAAAAACGCAGGACTTTTAAGGCAGTCGGCAGGAATAATTTTTTAAAACTTGATTACATAACACAAGAGCTGCTATGTTATGATTACAATGGAAATATGGAAACGATAAACATAACCTCTGATGTGGAGCCTCTAAAAGAGGAGCTTTCAAGTTTCGTTGACTGTGTGATTAGTGATGGGCATCCGGTAGTGTCGGGATATGACGGCAGGAGGGCACTTGATATTGCCCTTAGGATTAGCAATGCTTTAAGAGAGCATGCAGCAGTGGCAGCAGCTCAAAAATAG
- a CDS encoding DegT/DnrJ/EryC1/StrS family aminotransferase has translation MIPMLDLKKEFLEIQDEVIGTVTEILKSTRYVLGPHVEEFEKQFSQFLSAVDVNDLHSLGVASGTGALFLSLAALGIKAGDEVITTPFTFFATVESILYMGAKPVFVDIDDKTLNIDVNKIEDKITKKTRAILPVHLFGLPCNMDRVMDIANSHNLHVIEDCAQSTGAQINGRRTGTFGDTGCFSFYPSKNLGCYGDGGAVVTKSDTIYERIRTLRNHGSRGNYVHHEVGFNSRLDEIQAGVLLIKLRRLDEKNRMRRENANLYNSFLKDVVRCPAEPDGYVHSYHQYTIRSAHRDKIKETLSNEGISSVVYYPSPMHLQEALKGQGMKRGDLPVSEQAASEVLSLPVYPEMPQESIRKVADIIRSCLSG, from the coding sequence ATGATACCAATGTTAGACCTGAAAAAGGAATTCCTTGAAATACAGGATGAGGTCATAGGGACAGTTACGGAAATTCTCAAAAGCACCCGCTACGTATTAGGCCCTCATGTTGAAGAGTTTGAAAAGCAATTCAGCCAATTTTTATCCGCTGTGGATGTAAACGATTTACACTCACTGGGGGTGGCCTCAGGCACAGGTGCGCTGTTTTTGAGCCTGGCTGCACTTGGTATAAAAGCAGGCGATGAGGTTATAACAACACCGTTTACTTTTTTTGCCACGGTTGAGAGCATACTCTACATGGGAGCTAAACCCGTGTTTGTTGATATAGATGATAAGACACTAAATATAGATGTTAATAAAATTGAAGACAAAATCACTAAGAAAACCCGCGCCATTTTGCCAGTTCATTTGTTTGGATTGCCGTGCAACATGGACAGAGTCATGGATATTGCCAATAGCCATAATCTTCATGTGATAGAGGACTGCGCTCAATCAACCGGAGCACAGATAAACGGCAGAAGAACCGGTACCTTTGGTGATACCGGATGCTTTAGTTTTTATCCGAGCAAAAACCTAGGCTGCTACGGTGACGGCGGAGCTGTAGTGACAAAAAGTGATACAATTTATGAAAGAATCCGAACTTTAAGAAATCACGGCTCTCGCGGTAATTATGTACATCATGAGGTCGGGTTTAACAGCAGACTGGACGAAATTCAGGCTGGGGTGCTTCTTATAAAACTCAGGAGACTCGACGAAAAAAACAGAATGCGGCGTGAAAATGCCAATCTCTACAATTCGTTCCTTAAAGATGTGGTAAGATGTCCAGCGGAGCCAGATGGCTACGTTCACAGCTACCACCAATATACAATACGCTCTGCGCACAGGGATAAGATAAAAGAGACGCTTTCAAATGAGGGAATATCCTCGGTAGTGTATTACCCATCTCCAATGCACCTTCAAGAGGCGTTAAAAGGACAGGGGATGAAACGGGGGGATTTGCCAGTTTCTGAACAGGCGGCCTCTGAAGTTCTGTCTCTTCCCGTCTATCCTGAGATGCCACAGGAAAGCATAAGAAAAGTAGCCGATATAATCCGATCATGCCTTTCAGGGTGA
- the lpxB gene encoding lipid-A-disaccharide synthase produces the protein MIIAGESSGELYGALLAKKLREKWPNLFLLGVGGKKMETEGVELVAGITGAFGIFGAISSVKTLFGTYRKLIKIFKTKRVDVLVLIDFPDFNLFVAKAAKKYGIKVLYYVSPQVWAWRTGRIKKIAERSHIIAAILPFEPEMYEKAGTDCEFVGHPAMEELSQHVSDTESLKAEFSINPDAPVLGIFPGSRHGELKRHLPVIVDTIKTIKAVHPEFQFVIAVAPNLQTEKYKAQFDALNAHGVKFVAERSLDVLAISDVALMKSGTAAFQAALMGVPLVVFYKMPAIEFRIAKLIIDVSHINLANLIMEREVVKELIQEDATSARISAEIVSLYEDSAKRKTMTDDFKRLRALFESKNPTDEVVKIIANLTGD, from the coding sequence ATGATTATAGCCGGAGAGTCCTCTGGTGAGCTTTACGGCGCACTTTTAGCAAAGAAACTTAGGGAAAAATGGCCGAATTTATTTCTTTTAGGCGTGGGCGGCAAGAAAATGGAAACCGAGGGAGTTGAGCTTGTAGCCGGAATAACTGGAGCATTTGGTATATTTGGAGCGATTTCCTCAGTAAAAACACTCTTTGGCACATACAGAAAGCTGATAAAGATTTTTAAAACAAAGCGAGTAGATGTTTTAGTTTTGATAGATTTCCCCGATTTTAATCTTTTTGTAGCAAAGGCAGCTAAAAAGTACGGCATAAAGGTGCTTTACTATGTAAGCCCTCAGGTGTGGGCATGGCGAACCGGGCGCATCAAAAAGATAGCCGAGCGTTCCCACATAATAGCGGCAATATTGCCGTTTGAGCCGGAAATGTATGAAAAAGCCGGGACAGACTGTGAGTTTGTAGGGCATCCGGCTATGGAGGAACTGTCTCAGCATGTATCTGATACCGAATCGTTAAAAGCAGAGTTTTCCATAAACCCCGATGCCCCTGTGCTTGGAATTTTCCCGGGCAGCAGACACGGGGAACTTAAGCGCCATTTACCGGTAATCGTTGACACAATTAAGACCATAAAGGCCGTTCATCCTGAGTTTCAATTTGTAATAGCAGTGGCTCCCAATCTGCAAACAGAAAAGTATAAGGCGCAATTTGACGCTCTTAACGCACACGGAGTTAAGTTTGTTGCCGAAAGATCACTGGATGTTCTTGCCATAAGTGACGTGGCCCTTATGAAATCCGGCACGGCAGCGTTTCAGGCAGCCCTTATGGGGGTGCCTCTTGTAGTGTTTTATAAGATGCCTGCCATTGAATTTCGTATAGCAAAGCTGATTATAGACGTTAGCCACATAAACCTTGCAAATCTCATCATGGAGCGCGAGGTGGTGAAAGAATTAATTCAGGAAGATGCCACCTCAGCCCGCATCTCAGCAGAGATTGTGAGTCTTTATGAGGATAGTGCAAAACGTAAGACGATGACAGATGACTTTAAAAGACTCCGGGCTTTGTTTGAATCCAAAAACCCAACCGACGAGGTTGTAAAAATCATCGCCAATCTGACAGGCGATTAG